The following is a genomic window from Anopheles aquasalis chromosome 3, idAnoAquaMG_Q_19, whole genome shotgun sequence.
AAACGTTTATAGTTGTGCCCAATTTACGCACTATTAGACAATTTGGAAATTAGAAAGAACCGAACAAAGAGCGGACAGACGGTATCACGATCTAAACCGACTGGGGATCAcgtgctcccccccccccccccccaagaaaccgaaacagtttcaaaacaaaatgaatcaTTTATGCGCTACAGAAAAGTGCTCCATCATAACCTCTGCCTGCgcgtgcgtgctgctgctgctgcggatcgCCAGCATTCCATGTTTAGCATATCAATTTGTTGAACATTTCCCCGATTTTATCCCATCCCGTGCTATCCATTTCTCTTTTTGACGTCAGATTTATGACACTGACCGACCGGTGGGCGACGGTGGAAACGAACCCtaaaagcaaccaaaaagCACCCCATTCCCCATTTATGCTAAACCTACCAtgcgatcgaccgatcgatcgatcgatcgataccagTGACCACACCGTGTGTCTCGCGACGCAAAGTCTTGTCGGAAAGTTTCTCCACGAAAAACGCGCCGGGGCGCCATTCAGACACCGCCGTAAAGCAGCATCATCTAACGCACAACAATGACCTCACGAACCTATTTGAACCGGCCCTTCGTCCCTTCTCCGGCGGCAGATTTCGTCCACCAGTTCCTCAATCCACGGCATCCGGCTTTTTCGCATCCGCCGTTTCGCTTTGCGTCGCCCTTCGTGACTCCGGAATCGCTCCTCAATAATGTCCGTATATGGACGGAGGCTAGTCgccaccgcagccaccgccaTGACTTGGTTCGTTGCGGTGTGGTCAGATTCGGGTGGCGTCGGGTCAAACAGCAGGTCACGCATCACCGGTCGTTCGGCAGATCTTCGATTCTCCGATGGTCCCACCAGTGAGTGGACAAGTTTCTTTGGATTGGCTTCCTTTGTCGCCGCGGTCGAGCTGGCGCCTGCCTGAACCACATCGAGCCGTCCCTGGATGTACGCACGGATTGGACTTTCGAGACatcggtccaccaccacccccggaggTACCGAGGATGGTAGCAGCTTGGGTTTCGGCAGCTTAAGCTTTTCCATCTTGACACTCGTTCCTATCCAGCGGCTCCACTCTTCGCGCGTCATGCACGTATGGTACACTGGAGGACCCTTCGGCTTCGTTTCTTCCACGTTACcgtctgctgccggtggtggttcgtcaTGATCCGGACCATAGTCAGCCTCTCGGATGTGCTTCACCTCTAGCCGGGCCTCCGGGATCTCGCGGGGTGTGTTTGCGTTACGGAAGTAATCTTCCACCAGCCGTGCCTCGTCGCGTAACCGTCGAGTGTTGTCCGCAAGTGCAGCTTTGTATTCGGCAAACTGCGCCACTGTTTGAGGATATTGCCGGATCTCACGGGCCTGGCGTTTGTTGAGCTCTTCCAGCCGTAAGTGGAGCGATTGGCGGAAGAGacgctttcgttcgttcttgaTATCGACCGCCGGATACTCGGCCATGTAGCGTTCCTCATCGAATGGTTCGGGTTGTTTGTGCCGCTCCCGTTCCTCCCGTTCAAGCTGGTCGCGGACATGGTCAAACTTCCGTAGATAGTGCGTTCGCAGTCGAGAGAGAAACGTTTCCCGTGCCTCAACCGCAGCCGGTTTGCTGTCCTTGTGCACTATCCTCGGCGGTTCGTAGTAGCTGCTCTCACAATCAGATTGGCTATCCGCCAACAAGCTATCCTCTTCGGAGAGTTCAAACATTAGCTCTTGCGATGACTCACGCGACGGTTCGGGAGTTTGCTCAAGGTCAGACACTTCTGAGATTTCATCTTCCCCAAcggcaccatcatcggtggcgTGTCCTCGTTGAAAGTATTCCTCAAACAGTTCACTGCGGAGCAGCGCTTTCCGTGCCTTGAAGAATGTCCTGTAACATTCCTTCGAGACCTCTTTGCCTTTGGAACTTTCGATTGAATCGTCCCGGTGAAGTGTCCCAGATTCCCGTACGGTTCCACTGGAGCTTATATTGTCCCCGGCGATCACATCATCGACACAGTCCCCCACGGAACGCAGTTCCGGTCGCGCACAAACGGTCGATCGGTTACGCTTGTGAAATACTTCCTCGATGGCAGTTCTTCTTGCGAATGCGGACGGTGTGGCACATTCCTTTGGTTTAACATTCACCCCTCCAAAGCGACCCACATAGGTTGGCAGGGCACGGAAGGGCACTTCGTAGTTTTTCCTCTCGTACGGACGCCGCGTATCGAACTGTTCGCGATCCCATTTCAATCCGGGCGAGTTCTTCTTGGGAATGTCCATCGGGAGTGATGCAACAGGCTTAAAAGATGGTTGTTTATCTGAATTTAAAGTGGCCATTTGTTCGAAGATCGAAGCACGCACTACACCACGCGAGAAACCAACACGATTGACACTGGTGGTGACGCAAATACATTGCAAAGTCTACTATAATCCACACCATAGCTACtggagagaaaataaaaaaggaaatccaagTGTCCTTCACCTCATGCACGAAATTATTTCTTTCACTTCTGCGGCAtttttcaccaacaccacggtGCAGGTGGTTGACGCCATGGCTTCATGGCTTTACAAAAATCCTATTGAATATTTAATGAGGGCTTAAGCATGCGGTCATACTCTTGAAGCGCCGCAGAAAGAAAAGACAGATGAACAAGCATGTCCGTCAGGGTCATCATGCCGGTGTCTATGAATGATGTGCGCAATGGGTTGCTTTGTTGCAGAATTACGTGTGCCACATTACGTCATGCGTGTAACCATATACGTGGCGCACCGGTAGAAGCATCCCGGGCGCTCGAACGAGATGCAGTCCGTGTCCACGCGAACACATAAGGTCAAGCgaggcaagcaagcaaaaagcGTAAAATTATGCATGACAACGCACCGCTCTCGCTTCGACGACTCTTCTCTTGAGTGTGCCATGCGGGTATAAGGCCAGCAGCACGACGGCACCGAATACCGAAAGAGATGGTTGCAGATGATACATGATCTGGAATTAACCGGTAGCTTTTTAGCGAACGAGTAACCGAAACCCCCGGTAGGGTACTGTGCTATAGGCGCGCATGTTGCGCATCGTATCACATTCTGCCATCGGAGCAGCTATGGCGTTATGAGTGAACAATCTTCCTCACACTGTCGTCATTGGCAATCGGACCCGTTTCGTCAACCAGCTGGCGTGTCTCCCTCTCTTGGCAATCGGCCACTCGGTTAAATACGGTCAGGAGCAAAGTGCGCCAAACGAGTGGTCTAACGTGATTATTAATTAAGCCCCATGaccgccaccgaacggtggacgtttcgtttcgagaaTCCCACCCGACAGTACCGTCACGCATCGGCTGCAGATGGAAGGTTTATTAAATCGGAGAAACGGTTAGCAACAGAAGTTCCAAACCGTTCCAAAATGATCACCCAGCAACCACTACCAAAACCCCCGACCCGGTGGTATGCAAAACGAATTGCTACCACATTCGGAGACAGGTTTTGCTGGCCCCGCTGGTCGTCCTCATCTGCTGCGAACATATTTTTGAATTCCCCAAACGCACTCGCAaggcactcgcactcgcaatTTATGGACTCACTACAGCTTCCTAAAGTCTGCGTGCGCCTGTTGGGCATGCAAAATAGACTCCCGTGTCCAGGCAGAAGGCACATGAAGCtgccggtgtttttttttttgggtaacATCCCCGCAGGCTGTATAATCTGTTTTCACAAAAACCGGTTCGCCAATTCACGGTTTTTCGGATCGCGGTCGATTCGGTTGGGGATATAATTCCAGTCTTTTTTCTCGCCACACACTGCATTGTGACCGAGGGCGCGTGATGTGACATACTGTCCCCATCCTCtacatgtcgtcgtcgtctacaCTACTTGTCCTTAATCCTATGGATCCGTGCATAAGTCAAGTACTTGTGGCTTTGATGGTTTTTATGACCTCTGCACGGTTGTCTGCATGGTAACATCACTGTCGCCTGTCCGGTGCAATTTCATCGCCTCGGCTGATGTCCTCAGCCCCACCGTGCAACGAATCTTAAGTGGACTGCTGCTTTCTCTGATGCTTCGAGTACAATTTTTTGGCTTCTCTCGAGACCACGCAATGCAAGGGGATCTCGTGGTTAGTACGCGTGGGCGGCCCTTGCTCCCTCCGATCTGTTTGGCTTGGCTCAGCTCCTCCACAGTGCCAGTGTCTATAATGCGCTCGCTTCGTTAACATTTCCGGTAGTATATTTTGATTAGTTTTTATGAGCGGAAGCATTACGGGATGGCATTTCGAGATGGTTTTCGGCTCTTGGTTCCTTCTGATGTTTCACTTACGGCTGGAGTATACAAGCGTTATCACTACTTCGATAGCACCGTTGGTGTCGTGACAATTTTCAGTTTCTGTAAAAGGCAACCACCGATTATCATAACTTCATCTCTTCCGTAACCGGTTCCGAATCCATGTTTGATTGCGAGCAGGTTCCTGATCACAATTCCCCATCCAGTATCGggattatttatgcaaattgggAACCAACGTATCGGCAAAAAGTGTCACACTGAACGCCGGTATGTTGCGAATCAAGAATGCGCCCCGAACAGGTTATGCGAGGATATATTTCATGAGAATTATGCATGGGGTTCGACGTGTAAAGTTTAAGGTAaggacgagagaaagagaggtagAGCAGAGCGAAAGCACGCGTCAAGGCCACTCTAGACACATCACACGAAATTCAATAAAAGAGCGTCGCTGGCagaaattaaattcctttcCAACGTGACGCCAAACCTTCGCCTGTAGTGATCGAGTGTAACCTTGCAATGGTTGGAACCATATTGATGCGGGTGCCCAGGATGAGCGGGTTCTCGCTTCTTCCTATAAGTGAGTGACATTGAACTGGCAAGCTGCTCTGGAGTCGTTCACGCTGTCACGGCATGTGTCGAACCGTTCAACTATCGTGTCCCGGCAATGGAACGATCCCGTGGCTACCGTTGTCGTTATCTGACATCATTAGCGTTGATTTCGCTCACTTCATACCAAGGCATATAGGGGCACGTTCCTGTATTCTTTGCCAGTGCACAGTGCTTCAGGCATTCGTTGCCGAActttttttccgttctttgTCCTCCACAGAGTGTCTACAACGAGACATAGAACGAGAGTGAAATTGGATTTTAAAATTCTTCCCCTTCCCTTAGTATATTACCTTCCTTTTCATCGTGGGCTTGGGGGGTTTTCCGGAATGTTTGCCTCACCACTTGTGGGGCAAATATTTACATTCAAGACGTTGTGTTCTTCCCTTTCAAAAGGGGCGCGCCCACATTATGGGACACACTCTAGGAGACTTTGGATTGTGTTGCTTGGATGGGGATGTAGAGCGCGCCATCGTTTGAGAAAAATGCTTCAAAGAAGCATCCCTTCCATGATTGCAGCAGGCATGCATGCGACGTGTGCTGAACGCGTGCCCTCCTTCCCCATTCGTCTGCATAATGTGTTAATCGTATCCAGATTTCACTCCTTGCGCCCGCGAGAGAGATAAATTTCGCAAACGACTGTTTAATACACCGTTCTTCCCGTCGAGCGATCGAGGCTCTAATAAATTCAATCACAAACCTCACAAAACCAGCCCTGCCACGACGAGCGAAGACACGTGACGTGACGAAGACGGCGTGGAACTTTCCCTTCCGTGGTTCACTTTGATGGCTTGAAAGCGCAGAGTGAAAAATGGGCCCATTCTTTGCAAAGGGCTTTCTATAGATCCCAGCAAGCACAGCACGGGAGATCGTGCATCAGAGTCAGTGTTCTGTGATGGAAGGCGCACTTATTTCTTGTCACTTCGCCGAGCCGGGTTTGAATCCGTTCAATAGGGCGTCGAGGGAGAAAGATCGTATCCTGGTTGATTTACGAACAGGAAAAGGTGGCGCCACTCGGAACACAATTCGTGCCCTGAAGCCCCGTTGATAGAAGTTGGATTATTGGGGGAGAGGAGAGTGGTGGATAGTTTTGTCGAAACAAGCCCCCCGGGGAGGACGTGGCCATAATTGCCGTTTAATGGTAATCGTCCACACTTTGCCACACTATCTGCTGCTCGCTTATcaaaaaactgacaaaaaagTTTATTCTCTCGCTGTCCCCGTTTTCTGCGCCATCCCGTACACCGCATCTGGCCAGGAAACGCAACACTTTTTTATCGGCTTATAGCGCTTTATTGTTTGCCGAGGACAAACTTTGAAGCAACTCGCCGCTGGTGTCTTGTGTCTCTGGCCCCGAGCATCGTGcgacaagaagaaaaaaatcgaggACACAAAAACGCGGCCCCAAGCGGGATGAAGATCGGCAAACAgagaaaccgaacgaacgaacggaaagaaCAAACAGAGAGCATTTTCTCGCACCGTGCAACGTGCaacagagcaaacaacaacaacatcttccCTTCCAATGCAAACGAGTGAACGAGTGTTGAGGAGTTGCAttccaccctttttggcaTTCCACTACGAAGCCCTACGGATCGTCATCCACGGCAGTGAAAGCTCTTGGACAGAACACACAGAGCAGAATGGGTCGTggaagagcgcgcgcgcacgcggtttgatgatttatgatattAAAGCCCAATCTAGTCGCCGTCGTCCGGCTGACTGCTTCCTATCGCTCTGCTTCAATCGTGGAGCTACATCAGTGGCAGCGGCACGAGAAGGTCAAAGCAACCAAATGCCAACCGTTGTTGGCGTGGCTCGCGCCGGTTGCTGGAACCAAACAATGGAACAAATGTTGGCAAAAATGTGAAAGTACCGGTGCTGGTCCGGTCGTTCTTGCCGGTTGCGCATTCATTTTGTGCCGAGGATGAGCAACCGAATTTAATTACGAAACAATCCTGTCCGAAAACCCAGAagcaaaatttgattttcaattctATGAAACGGCATCAGGCGGCTACTGATGGTACGGCCATCGACCATTTGCGAAAAACCTCCGCTCGATGCCAGGCCAGAAAATGCGAAAATACACACACCAGAATGCGTCCATTAATCTGTGATCTGTTAGTTCGGTGGTCCCGGCACACCACCGctagtgctggctggctttcgGTGTCATAAATCTTCTCTCCATCAACGCGCGCCGGGCTGGTTTTCTGGTTAGAGGAAGTGCCGAAGCCAGCACCACAAAAGCACAGGGCTCACAAGTGCATCCTCTggcctccccctctctctcgacGCcacctggcggtggtggtgctgttccGGTTGACGATTGCAAACATCCGTTCCAGTGTTGCACAAGAGCCTGCGAGCACATCCAGCACACGTTTCGGTTTCATCAACAAAACCCTTCCTCCTTTGGtggcacaaacaaaaaggtGACGCAAAAATCTCGACGACTGGTTTGAAGCGAAGCGTTAAGCCCGGGATCGGTCTCACGCCACTCGCCCCGCTGCATATTcttattcaaatttaaaaaatctctAAATCGTGTTGCTCCAGCTTCCAGTACCGCTGCGGCGGTGTGACCAACTGGCCTGAATTAGCGACGACACACTGGAGAAGGATGAAATGATTGGCGACCTGCTTTTGTTAATGGAGCATACTTGAAGCGCCCGCCCCTTCAGAAGTGTTTGCGTAGTTCGCACCGAAAAAAACCCCCCTCCTGGTGTGCAGAATCCTAATTAACAAAGAACCGACCGAGCACAGGTTCCACGCGCCACGGGGAACGGAAGTGTAGAGTGGTCTTTTGTGCTGGCCTCTGGTTATGAAGATGGTCCAGTACAGATTACGAACCGGGGCGTCGCTTTGCTAGAAGATGCTTGAAGGCCAACTTGCCAAAGGAATCAATACGGATCGAGATAAATGCGAACCGTTTTGTTTGGAGTTTCTAcaatgtttccttcctttcgttgcCAATTGTCAAGCGATGACAAATCTGTATCCTAGAAGAGCTTGTACACTCTCGCAAACGTCTATTTGCATATCGTTTTGTCGCCACAGCAAGCCACACGGTGATTTATCGCCCGGAGAACACTCATGGGCTCTCTAGCGGGCTTTCGAGATAAAAGCATAACAAATGCCATCCATCAAACACGTCTTTGTCGCCATACACGATCGATGGCGCGTTGTTCCGGAGGTGAGAAAACAGTTCTTCCAATCACCACACAGGCTCCCTCCTCCCCCGATTCAATTAGTGATTTCGCTAAACGGTCTTGTTCTGCGTGTTAGCAAAAAAAGCGTATTAAATAGCTGGGCAAAATATGCACGCCCCATGATTTCGGGTGCCGATTGGAGGATCCTCGCCGTCCTCTCGCTATTCTATATAATCGCTATGCCCGGTAGAATGGAAGGACGGGGAAGGTACAGAGTAAACGGTAAATTTATGCGGTCATACCGAAGCTGCGACCGTTCCATCGGTGTTCCATGTTCATTAGCATAAAAATCTTGCCTCATTAGAAGAGAGCCAGCCTAGAGGAGGTAGGCCCCGGTTGGTCAATAggtgcgtcatcatcatcatcatcatctgccttGGTTACGCGAACCTTGAGTTATCTCAACTCCCTTCGCAACTAGCCGGTTTTAGCAAGTTCGacatttcttttgtttcgtaGAAGAATCTCGCCGGATGTACGGTGTATAGCATTCGCGCGAGAATCGAGACCAGAATCACGTACTTCAATCATGCTTTCCGTTCGGTTCTCGCGCCTTTCCCTCGTGGCTGGTGCGCTGGCTGTTAGCGTTCGAAAGAGAAAAGGCCTAGCTGCCACATCATTATTCAAAAAAGGCGGAACTAATTATCGATGCCGAGATATTGAACGAATTTTTTATACACCACCTTCTCCCACCTGGGGACCCAACTGTTCCATTAACGATGCAAAGATTTTCATATTTATCTCGCCCTGGATCTACACCTGGGTTGGCCGGATTACTAGCGCATAAAGCACGGTCGACACCTCGTGCCTTCCTCGTGGAACAAGCTCGTGCGCACACGTGCACGATGCTAATCATTATGCAAGGCCAGTGCAGTCGCTTCACACGAGGCATGAATAATATTTATACAGATTATCATCCCACGAGCCCCCCCCACCGGGTgacagcacgagcagcacgagagTTTTGAAAAGGGAAAGCTCATTTATTCACATTAAAATCGTCGTTTAAAAGGTGTCGGCCTGACTTGAACCCAAATGCagggcctcctcctcctcctccttttaaCTGGCCCGGATTGAGCACCGGAGATAAATGTGCGTTTAAACATGATTACAACATCTTTAATTGATGGATGCCATGACAAACATGAATGTGATGCAGGTCGTCGTGTGACTTCTCCTAAAATGGCGTCACACATTCATTTACGAGCATTCATCGTCACTTTTGGGGCGTCATTTAATTATCGAAAGCGTGCGATGAGCGCagtggtgctgccgctgccgcgaATCGATTACCAGCCCGCtacgttgatgatggtgatgatgatggtctacTACGTCGTGTCAGTGCGAAAGGTCTCGGCCCGTGGCCTACTCTACACCGCCTTTTACTGCAATCGAGATTCACGCGACACCATCacgggcggcggcggcggcggcggcagcagtgaTCCTCTCGTTTGCAAAATGGCCCTgacgaaatgatgatggtgaccacAGTGCGCTCTCTACGGTTATGCAACGGGCCTGGCCACCGTTCCGGACGGTAAAATCTCACTTAACGCATCACACTCGCAATTTGCATATCCGTTCGCCATTCATcaaacgggcgcgcgcgctcgcgatctTCTCCCGCAACAAATGCAACGCTTGCTCGGATGCACTCGAACCGGACAGTTGTGATAATGCCCTTCCAGTGGCATTGAATAgttggctgtttttttttgtttgaagaaaaaacaagctACCACGCGAGGTCTCATCTAGGTGCATCGAATGATGCActaattttaattactttctgCGATCACTTCATGAGGCCCCATTCCACAGAGCATTTTGTTGGTGACCGACCAACTGTCGTCCGTACGTCGCCATACACTTCGGTGCAATTGATCATTTACCCGTCATTTGCAGCCAACCCTCTCGTACTCGACACATCCTGAACGACTTCGTTCGCGTGCACTCGCCACTCCACTACGTGACGTGAACGAGCACTAATATGCGCTGATGAAAGGCTTATTTCCCTGTTGTTTGTCGCCATCTATCCTGCCCTGTGTATCAGTGTGTGCGTTAATTAATATCTGCATCATAACGATCCGGTGGGTCGCAAAATGATCTTGCAAATTCAAGCGTTCCACTTGACTTCATGAGGCCAAGAGTTGGGTGTTTTGCGTAACATCGCCCCCCTGCACGTGCACTGCATCGCGTGTCTgttgcaaatcatcatcaaaatcaaaaccacTTCGCTTGCCCTCCTTTTTTCCAGAAATAAAATTTTGCAATCCACTCCCTGCGGTCCGCCAGCGTATCGATCGACGGTGTGtgccttctttctttttgcaaaTATTGATTGCGAAACATGCGGCACAGCAGGTCCGTAGCGTGCGGCATGGTATTAGCTAATAAAAACTTTCAAATAAGCTTGACCTTCCGCAAACCTCGAACC
Proteins encoded in this region:
- the LOC126573961 gene encoding uncharacterized protein LOC126573961, which encodes MDIPKKNSPGLKWDREQFDTRRPYERKNYEVPFRALPTYVGRFGGVNVKPKECATPSAFARRTAIEEVFHKRNRSTVCARPELRSVGDCVDDVIAGDNISSSGTVRESGTLHRDDSIESSKGKEVSKECYRTFFKARKALLRSELFEEYFQRGHATDDGAVGEDEISEVSDLEQTPEPSRESSQELMFELSEEDSLLADSQSDCESSYYEPPRIVHKDSKPAAVEARETFLSRLRTHYLRKFDHVRDQLEREERERHKQPEPFDEERYMAEYPAVDIKNERKRLFRQSLHLRLEELNKRQAREIRQYPQTVAQFAEYKAALADNTRRLRDEARLVEDYFRNANTPREIPEARLEVKHIREADYGPDHDEPPPAADGNVEETKPKGPPVYHTCMTREEWSRWIGTSVKMEKLKLPKPKLLPSSVPPGVVVDRCLESPIRAYIQGRLDVVQAGASSTAATKEANPKKLVHSLVGPSENRRSAERPVMRDLLFDPTPPESDHTATNQVMAVAAVATSLRPYTDIIEERFRSHEGRRKAKRRMRKSRMPWIEELVDEICRRRRDEGPVQIGS